The DNA segment CCGGCTGCTCGTCAAGGAGGGCACCGGACAGAATCGTGTCGGCGCGCCGGGTGCACCCCGTGAGCAGCGTCGCAGCAGCGAGCGTGAGGAGCGGGACGCGAACGGGAAAGCGCACAGGCGGGGGACACGGGCAGCGAAACGGGGCCGGAGGGAAAATACGCTGTGGCCCTCCGGCAACTCTTTCCGAACGTTTCGAAAGGAACGAATCGTGTTACGAGGATACCCTGGCGCACGCGCCCTGCCTGGACGCCTGCGCCGCCCGCCGCACTGCTGGGGCCACGCCTCTGTTATTCCGGCCTACCGGGTGCATGGCACTCCGCGCAGCCCCCGGTACCGCGCCTTTGCCGACCTATTTTGTCGCCCGCGTGCAACGCGCCTGTCGCCTCATCCTCCTGTCTGGTACGATATTAGACGGCGACCTCGCGCGCACCGTGCCACTGCTCGGCTCGCCACCCTACCCCCGTGTCCCACCCTCCGCATTCCCCATGACCTTTTCTTTCCAGAGCATCACTCCCGACACTACCGTCGTCCGCATCGGAAAGGCGCTCGATTTCCGCAATGCGGCTGAGTTCAAGTCGGCCTGCCAGGACCAGATCCAATCAGGCACCCGGAACTTCGTGCTCGACTTCTCCGGGACGGGCATTCTGGACTCCACCGGCTTGGGTGCCATCTTCTCGCTCTACCGGCAGTTGACGCCGCTCGGCGGCCAGGTGGTGTTCGCCGCCGTCAGCCGTCCGGTGCAGGTCGTGGTGCAGCTCACGCGGACGTACAAGGTCTTTCGGCAGTACCCCACCGTGGAGGCTGCGCACGAGCAGCTCCAGGGGCGGGCGGCGAGTGGGAGCCGGGCGGGCGCGGCGTAAAAGGCTATGGCCTCCGCTCGCCCTCCAAGTCTGCGCTCTGCCATGACGTGCGTGCAGTCCAGGTTTACCGACCTCGAGACCGTCGTTGCCGAGGTGCATCCCCTGCTCGACGCGTGGGGCCGGGACGCGGCCTTCGCCTTCACGCTCGGGGAAACGCGCCTGCACCGGATCAAGCTGGTGATCCACGAGTGGATCGCCAACCTCGTCCAGCACGCCGACTTCGAGGCTCGCACGCCGCTGATCGACCTCTCGCTCACCCTCAACGCGCAGGACGTGCACTGCGTCATCGAGGACAACTCCAACGGGTTCGACTTTGGGCAGCAGATCACTGTGCAGCGCGCCAAGCTCGAAGATGAAGTAATGGCGGAGCGAGGGCGTGGCCTGCTGATCATGCTCAACGGTACCGATGACCTGCGCTACTTTCCGCTGCCCGCTGCCGCGAGCGAACCCCGTCAGCGTCTCGAATTCTGGATCTCCGCCACCTCTACGCCATGTCTCGACACTCCCTCCTGATCGTCGAGGATAACCAGACGCTGCGGCGTCTCCTCGAATACCGCCTCGGCAAGGTCTACGAGGTGCGCTCCGCCCAGAACGGCGAGGAAGCCCTCGTCCTCGTCGAGGAGGAGATCCCCGACCTCATCGTCTCGGACATCATGATGCCCAAGATGGACGGCTTCGCGCTGTTCTCACTCCTCCGGCAGGGCGAGCGCACGCGGACGATCCCGTTCATCTTCCTGACCGCCAAGACCGACGACACGAGCCGCTTCAAGGGCCTCGGCGAAGGCGTCGACGACTACATCACCAAGCCGTTCGACATCGAATTCCTGCTGACGCGCATCGAGCGCATCCTGGAACGGATCGAGGTGCACCAGCAGCAGCTCAGCGCCCGGATCGGGCGCGACTTCTCGGACCGCCTCCTGCCGAAGTCGATGCCGCAGGTGCCGGGCTACCGGACCTTCTTCTACAACAAGCCCTTCGGCGACGGCGGCGGCGACCTCTTCGACTGGACCGAGGTCCGGCCCGGCTCGTACCTCTTCACCGTCGGCGACATCATGGGCAAGGGCCTCCAGGCCAAGTTCTACGCCTTCAGCTTCCTCTCCTACATCCGCTCCACGATCCACGCGATGCTCGAGCAGACGGACTCGCCGGCGGCGCTCATGCACCGCGTCAACGGGATGCTGGTCCGCGACGAGCTTCTGGAAGAGACGTTCGCCTCGCTCCTCATCATGCGCTGGGACACCGAGACGAACACGATCACCTACGCCAACGCCGGCCACTGCCGCCCGATCTTCGTGACCCCGGACCGCTCCGGAATCGTCGAGCACTCGGAACTCATCCTCGGGCTGGACAAGGAGGAAGAGTACACCGACCGGAGCTTCCAGCTCCCGCCCGGCAGCGCGCTGATCACCTACACGGACGGCCTGATCGAGCAAGTGGCCGAGGGCGGCGAGCAGTTCGGCGAGAAGGGCGTCGCTGCCTCGGCCACGGACGCGCTGAGCGCCGAGCAGCCGGTGCAGGCGCTCCTCAAGACCATGCTCCGCCGCAGCGCCGAGCCCCGCTTCGCCGACGATATCCTCGTCTTCTGGCTCGAGCGCCAGCCCGTCGGGCAGACGACCGGCAGCCCGACGGCCACCCCGGCTACGAGCGCGGCTTGACGGCACGAGCAGGCTGAGCACGGGCGGCCGGTTGGACGGGTCGTCCCCAGGTTCGTGCGCTACACGCCGAGCCAGTAGGTGGCTTTGACGAGGAAGATGTTCTGCACGTCCTCGCGGAAGATGGCCCCGACGTCGCGGTCGAGGTCGAAGTCGCCAAAATCCTCGAAGCCGTCGCGCTGCTGCTGCCAGACGAAGAACAGCGCCGAGCCGGGACGGTACTCCCAGCGCACGACGGCACTCCCGCGCAGCGACCGGAAGTTGAAGTCGGGCTTGTCGAAGGAGAACGCCTCCCCCCCGTCGCCGGGCGCGACCTCGAAGGCGTCCTCGCGCTCGGCGATCGTGCCGGTGTCGCG comes from the Bacteroidota bacterium genome and includes:
- a CDS encoding STAS domain-containing protein, producing MTFSFQSITPDTTVVRIGKALDFRNAAEFKSACQDQIQSGTRNFVLDFSGTGILDSTGLGAIFSLYRQLTPLGGQVVFAAVSRPVQVVVQLTRTYKVFRQYPTVEAAHEQLQGRAASGSRAGAA
- a CDS encoding ATP-binding protein, giving the protein MQSRFTDLETVVAEVHPLLDAWGRDAAFAFTLGETRLHRIKLVIHEWIANLVQHADFEARTPLIDLSLTLNAQDVHCVIEDNSNGFDFGQQITVQRAKLEDEVMAERGRGLLIMLNGTDDLRYFPLPAAASEPRQRLEFWISATSTPCLDTPS
- a CDS encoding SpoIIE family protein phosphatase encodes the protein MSRHSLLIVEDNQTLRRLLEYRLGKVYEVRSAQNGEEALVLVEEEIPDLIVSDIMMPKMDGFALFSLLRQGERTRTIPFIFLTAKTDDTSRFKGLGEGVDDYITKPFDIEFLLTRIERILERIEVHQQQLSARIGRDFSDRLLPKSMPQVPGYRTFFYNKPFGDGGGDLFDWTEVRPGSYLFTVGDIMGKGLQAKFYAFSFLSYIRSTIHAMLEQTDSPAALMHRVNGMLVRDELLEETFASLLIMRWDTETNTITYANAGHCRPIFVTPDRSGIVEHSELILGLDKEEEYTDRSFQLPPGSALITYTDGLIEQVAEGGEQFGEKGVAASATDALSAEQPVQALLKTMLRRSAEPRFADDILVFWLERQPVGQTTGSPTATPATSAA